The Persephonella atlantica genome includes a window with the following:
- a CDS encoding gluconeogenesis factor YvcK family protein yields MKVVAIGGGTGLSSLLRGIKHLVPHTITDLSAIVTVADNGGSSGRLREEMQIPAPGDIRNCIVALAEDEDILAKVFQYRFTEGNGLKGHSFGNLFLSVLTKITGDFLDAVEITSDILKIKGKIIPSTDEMVDIVAEFTDGAVIKGETQITEYGKQLKGKIKNIWMEPSNVKAPEEAVQKIMEADVIILGPGSLFTSIIPNLLVSDIKDAVLKSKAYKIYICNVMTQYGETDQFTASDHIKAIHSAVGKPFIDAAVVNTTVPPDELLRKYMKENAEPVTVDAGNISRMGITVFAEDLLETGDYVRHNPYKLTALIDKILKRIKKRNAA; encoded by the coding sequence ATGAAGGTTGTTGCAATAGGCGGAGGAACAGGATTGTCATCTCTGCTCAGGGGGATAAAACATCTGGTTCCCCACACAATAACAGATCTGTCTGCTATTGTAACAGTTGCAGACAATGGGGGAAGTTCCGGAAGGCTGAGAGAAGAGATGCAGATACCAGCCCCTGGAGACATCAGGAACTGCATTGTAGCTCTTGCTGAAGATGAAGATATCCTTGCAAAGGTTTTCCAGTATAGATTTACGGAAGGTAATGGTCTAAAAGGACATTCTTTTGGTAACCTTTTCCTCTCAGTCTTAACGAAAATCACAGGAGATTTTCTTGATGCTGTTGAGATTACCTCAGACATTCTGAAAATAAAGGGAAAGATAATACCATCTACAGATGAGATGGTGGATATTGTGGCAGAGTTTACAGACGGAGCAGTGATAAAAGGAGAAACCCAGATAACAGAGTACGGTAAACAGCTGAAAGGAAAGATAAAAAATATATGGATGGAACCTTCCAATGTGAAAGCTCCAGAAGAAGCTGTTCAAAAGATAATGGAAGCAGATGTAATTATCCTTGGTCCAGGTAGTCTTTTTACCAGCATTATCCCTAATCTGCTTGTCAGCGACATAAAAGATGCAGTTCTCAAAAGCAAAGCTTACAAGATATACATATGTAACGTGATGACCCAGTATGGTGAAACTGACCAGTTTACTGCTTCAGACCATATAAAAGCTATCCACAGTGCAGTAGGAAAGCCTTTTATTGATGCTGCTGTTGTTAACACTACAGTTCCTCCTGATGAGCTACTGAGGAAGTATATGAAAGAAAATGCTGAACCTGTTACTGTAGATGCAGGAAATATATCCAGAATGGGAATAACAGTTTTTGCAGAAGACCTGCTGGAAACAGGAGATTACGTCAGGCA
- the mtnA gene encoding S-methyl-5-thioribose-1-phosphate isomerase, which yields MRRIKDLRPIKVKDLKLYVINQLELPVKTKWVELSNCQEVADAIKNMVIRGAPLIGIVGAYGFAIGVKELVEKGEDLKKAEEIKNILERTRPTAVNLFWALDRMWNRFNRLLENGESREQIVHQLFKEAEKIELEDYHANRSIGGYGQVLLPEKANVLTHCNTGALATSGWGTALGVIRSAYEEGKNITVYVDETRPYLQGARLTAWELVYEGIPHYLITDSSAGFLMKRGMIDAVIVGADRITRNGDVANKIGTYALSVLAKEHNIPFYVAAPTSTFDLKTEKGEDIVIEERSEEEVKRCGECDIAPQKSRAINYSFDITPSSNITAIITEKGIISHVNEEHIKQFFKYRGE from the coding sequence TTGAGGAGAATAAAGGATTTAAGACCTATAAAAGTTAAAGATTTAAAGCTGTATGTTATAAATCAGTTAGAACTTCCAGTAAAAACAAAGTGGGTTGAACTTTCAAACTGTCAGGAAGTTGCAGACGCCATTAAAAATATGGTTATTAGAGGAGCCCCCCTTATAGGTATAGTGGGAGCTTATGGTTTCGCAATAGGCGTAAAGGAGCTGGTAGAAAAAGGGGAAGATTTAAAAAAAGCTGAAGAGATAAAAAACATTTTAGAAAGGACACGGCCAACAGCGGTAAATCTTTTCTGGGCACTGGACAGAATGTGGAACAGATTTAACAGACTTCTGGAAAACGGGGAAAGTAGAGAGCAGATTGTTCACCAGCTTTTTAAAGAGGCAGAAAAGATAGAACTGGAAGACTATCATGCAAATAGGTCTATCGGAGGTTATGGTCAGGTACTACTTCCTGAAAAGGCAAATGTTCTGACCCACTGTAATACAGGAGCACTGGCCACATCTGGTTGGGGCACGGCACTGGGAGTAATCAGAAGTGCATATGAGGAAGGGAAAAATATAACTGTTTATGTTGATGAGACACGGCCTTACCTTCAGGGAGCAAGACTTACAGCCTGGGAGCTTGTTTATGAAGGTATTCCCCATTACCTTATAACAGACAGCTCTGCAGGATTTTTAATGAAAAGGGGAATGATAGATGCTGTGATTGTAGGTGCTGACAGAATAACAAGGAATGGAGATGTTGCAAATAAGATAGGAACATATGCCCTTTCTGTTTTAGCTAAAGAGCACAATATACCTTTTTATGTAGCTGCTCCAACTTCAACTTTTGATTTGAAAACAGAAAAAGGAGAAGATATTGTAATAGAAGAAAGGTCTGAAGAAGAAGTTAAAAGGTGTGGAGAGTGTGATATTGCACCACAAAAAAGCAGGGCTATTAATTACTCCTTTGACATCACTCCTTCATCTAACATAACAGCTATAATTACCGAAAAAGGTATAATATCCCATGTTAATGAAGAACATATAAAACAGTTTTTTAAATACAGAGGAGAGTAA